A genomic window from Helicobacter pylori includes:
- a CDS encoding methyl-accepting chemotaxis protein: protein MGSTKIGFKIVIMVCAVVIAISAIMGIIINYKVESVLQHQATELLQKEARLTSFKIQGIMKRIFIGVNTLEKFLSDENGSVNDALKRRMLSEFLLANPHVLLINAIYTNSNERAITAMNTRSKILYPSIALNENMVNQAKSLKEATHSDPYYKEINGDKIYGMDITLPLIDKNQNAMGALNFFLNIDAFYTDVVGQNKSNTFLMGKDGRLLINPNHEIQDKILSAINPDKRVAKAVEYYDKNEAGTLSYHSLSGNTETFLAIQPFDFFEDKGDNSHHWRWAIGKYVNKSLVFQEATNTRYIIITTLILGVLVLAFLVFVIISNLVTKRISRVNNTLNDFFNLLNNPKNNHAIHLTPPNAYDEIGQMQASINANILKTQESIQADSKAIQNSIEVANFVESGDFTQEIACMPKNKDLQALRNTINSIIQYFRNQIGANIEALNNALEHYKNLDFTHHIQDPKANMEKALNTLGQEISSMLKASLGFANTLNHESKDLKTCVDNLTKTAHKQERSLKNTTQSLEEITNIITTIDSKSQEMISQGEDIKSVVDMIRDIADQTNLLALNAAIEAARAGEHGRGFAVVADEVRKLAERTQKSLSEIEANINILVQSIADNAESIKMQNKGVENIHRSINALQQDVQDNLTIANHSLQVSDKIDGISQDILEDVGKKKF, encoded by the coding sequence ATGGGATCTACAAAAATTGGTTTTAAAATTGTCATCATGGTGTGCGCAGTTGTTATTGCGATTAGCGCTATTATGGGTATTATTATCAACTACAAGGTTGAAAGCGTGTTGCAACACCAGGCCACGGAATTGTTGCAAAAAGAAGCCCGACTGACTAGTTTTAAAATTCAAGGCATAATGAAGCGCATTTTTATTGGCGTTAATACCCTTGAAAAATTTCTAAGCGATGAAAACGGCTCTGTTAATGACGCTTTAAAAAGACGCATGCTCTCTGAGTTTTTACTCGCAAACCCTCATGTGTTATTGATTAATGCGATTTATACGAATAGCAATGAGCGGGCCATCACTGCGATGAATACCCGTTCAAAAATCCTTTACCCTAGCATTGCGCTCAATGAAAACATGGTCAATCAAGCCAAATCGCTCAAAGAAGCAACCCACTCAGATCCCTACTATAAAGAAATCAACGGCGATAAAATCTATGGCATGGATATTACCCTCCCCCTAATAGATAAAAATCAAAATGCTATGGGCGCGTTAAATTTCTTTTTAAACATTGACGCTTTTTATACCGATGTAGTAGGCCAAAATAAGAGTAATACCTTTTTAATGGGGAAAGACGGCAGGCTTTTGATCAACCCCAATCATGAGATCCAAGATAAAATTTTGAGCGCTATCAATCCGGATAAACGAGTCGCTAAAGCTGTGGAATATTATGACAAAAATGAAGCCGGCACTTTGAGCTACCATTCATTGAGCGGGAATACAGAAACCTTTTTAGCCATACAACCCTTTGATTTTTTTGAAGACAAAGGGGATAATAGCCATCATTGGCGTTGGGCGATTGGGAAATATGTTAACAAATCTTTAGTCTTTCAAGAAGCGACAAACACCAGATACATTATTATCACTACTTTGATTTTGGGCGTGCTGGTGTTAGCTTTTTTAGTCTTTGTCATTATCTCTAATCTTGTAACCAAACGCATTAGCAGGGTCAATAACACCCTAAATGATTTTTTCAACCTGCTCAACAACCCTAAAAATAACCATGCCATACACCTAACACCCCCAAACGCCTATGATGAAATTGGGCAAATGCAAGCTTCTATTAATGCAAATATCCTTAAAACCCAAGAAAGCATTCAAGCCGATAGCAAAGCCATTCAAAACAGCATTGAAGTGGCTAATTTTGTGGAGAGTGGGGATTTCACCCAAGAAATCGCATGCATGCCTAAAAACAAAGACTTGCAAGCCTTAAGGAACACGATTAATAGCATTATCCAGTATTTTCGCAACCAAATTGGTGCCAACATAGAAGCCCTAAACAACGCCCTAGAGCATTATAAAAATTTAGATTTCACCCACCACATCCAAGACCCTAAAGCCAACATGGAAAAAGCGCTCAATACTTTAGGGCAAGAAATTTCTAGCATGCTTAAAGCTTCTTTAGGGTTTGCGAACACGCTCAATCATGAATCCAAAGATTTAAAAACTTGCGTGGATAATTTGACCAAAACCGCCCACAAGCAAGAAAGAAGTCTGAAAAACACCACCCAATCCTTAGAAGAAATCACTAATATCATTACAACGATTGATTCTAAAAGCCAGGAGATGATCTCTCAAGGCGAAGACATTAAAAGCGTGGTGGATATGATTAGAGACATTGCCGATCAAACGAATTTATTAGCCCTAAACGCCGCTATTGAAGCTGCAAGAGCCGGCGAGCATGGGAGAGGCTTTGCAGTGGTGGCTGATGAGGTGCGAAAGCTCGCTGAAAGGACGCAAAAATCGCTCAGTGAGATTGAAGCCAACATTAATATTTTAGTTCAAAGCATCGCTGATAACGCTGAATCCATTAAAATGCAAAATAAGGGCGTGGAAAATATCCACCGCTCCATTAACGCCTTGCAACAAGATGTGCAGGATAATTTGACTATCGCTAACCATTCTTTACAAGTCAGCGATAAAATTGATGGGATCTCCCAAGATATTTTAGAAGATGTGGGTAAAAAGAAGTTTTAA
- the rpsI gene encoding 30S ribosomal protein S9: MRKIYATGKRKTAIAKVWLTPGKGELSINEQSLNQWLGGHEAIKMKVMQPLLLTKQEQSVDIKAVVFGGGYSAQAEALRHGISKALNAYDIAFRAILKPKGLLTRDSRVVERKKYGKRKARRSPQFSKR; this comes from the coding sequence ATGAGAAAAATCTATGCTACCGGTAAAAGAAAAACCGCTATCGCTAAAGTGTGGCTCACTCCGGGTAAAGGCGAATTGAGTATCAATGAGCAAAGCCTAAACCAATGGTTAGGCGGGCATGAAGCCATTAAAATGAAAGTCATGCAACCCTTACTTTTAACCAAACAAGAGCAATCTGTGGATATTAAAGCGGTGGTTTTTGGTGGGGGCTATTCTGCGCAAGCGGAAGCCTTAAGGCATGGCATTTCTAAAGCCTTGAACGCTTATGATATTGCTTTTAGAGCCATTTTGAAACCTAAGGGCTTGCTCACTAGGGATTCAAGGGTGGTTGAGCGCAAAAAATATGGTAAAAGAAAGGCCAGAAGAAGCCCGCAATTCTCTAAAAGATAA
- the rplM gene encoding 50S ribosomal protein L13: MTKTAKVNDIVRDWVVLDAKDKVFGRLITEIAVLLRGKHRPFYTPNVDCGDFVVVINANKVKFSGMKLEDKEYFTHSGYFGSTKSKTLQEMLEKTPEKLYHLAVRGMLPKTKLGKAMIKKLKVYRDDKHPHTAQTSKKDAK; the protein is encoded by the coding sequence ATGACAAAGACCGCTAAAGTCAATGACATCGTTCGTGATTGGGTCGTTTTGGACGCTAAAGACAAAGTTTTTGGTCGCTTGATCACGGAAATCGCCGTGCTTTTGAGAGGGAAACACCGCCCTTTTTACACCCCCAATGTGGATTGTGGGGATTTTGTAGTCGTTATCAATGCCAATAAGGTTAAATTTTCAGGCATGAAATTAGAAGATAAAGAGTATTTCACCCATTCAGGCTATTTTGGCAGCACCAAGAGTAAAACCCTTCAAGAAATGCTAGAAAAAACCCCTGAAAAGCTCTACCATTTAGCCGTTAGAGGCATGCTCCCTAAAACGAAATTAGGGAAAGCGATGATTAAAAAACTCAAAGTTTATCGTGATGATAAACACCCTCACACCGCACAAACTAGCAAAAAGGACGCTAAATGA
- a CDS encoding DUF5408 family protein has protein sequence MQEEKQAQEIAKKAIQIVFFLGIVVVLLMMINLYMLINQINASAQMSQKIKKIEERLNQGQK, from the coding sequence ATGCAAGAAGAAAAACAAGCCCAAGAAATCGCTAAAAAAGCCATTCAAATCGTCTTTTTTTTAGGGATTGTAGTGGTGCTTTTGATGATGATAAACCTTTACATGCTCATCAATCAAATCAATGCGAGCGCTCAAATGAGCCAAAAAATCAAAAAAATAGAAGAAAGACTCAACCAAGGGCAAAAATAA